The Chlorocebus sabaeus isolate Y175 chromosome 6, mChlSab1.0.hap1, whole genome shotgun sequence genome has a segment encoding these proteins:
- the PNMA8C gene encoding paraneoplastic antigen-like protein 8C: MLFGVKDIALLEHGCKALEVDSYKSLMILGIPEDCNHEEFEEIIRLPLKPLGKFEVAGKAYLEEDKSKAAIIQLTEDINYAVVPREIKGKGGVWRVVYMPRKQDIEFLTKLNLFLQSEGRTVEDMARVLRQELCPPATGPRELPARKCCVPGLGEKPEAGATVRMDAVPPLNSSEKESKAGDGKRGKRKNKKNRRRHHASDKKL, translated from the coding sequence ATGCTGTTTGGGGTGAAGGACATTGCACTGTTGGAGCACGGGTGCAAGGCCCTGGAAGTGGACAGTTACAAGTCCCTGATGATCCTGGGGATCCCAGAGGACTGCAACCACGAGGAATTCGAAGAGATTATTCGGCTGCCCCTCAAACCTCTAGGCAAGTTCGAAGTGGCTGGGAAGGCCTATCTGGAAGAGGATAAATCCAAGGCGGCCATCATTCAGCTGACGGAGGACATCAATTATGCCGTGGTCCCCAGGGAGATCAAGGGCAAGGGCGGTGTGTGGAGAGTGGTCTACATGCCCCGGAAGCAGGACATCGAATTCCTGACCAAGCTGAACCTCTTTCTGCAGAGCGAGGGCAGGACGGTGGAGGATATGGCCCGGGTCCTGAGGCAGGAACTGTGTCCCCCAGCAAcgggccccagagagctgcctgcAAGAAAGTGCTGTGTGCCTGGGCTGGGGGAGAAGCCGGAGGCTGGGGCCACCGTCCGGATGGACGCGGTGCCACCTCTGAACTCCTCCGAGAaggagagcaaagctggagatggCAAGAGGGGCAAAAGGAAGAACAAGAAAAACCGCCGGCGACATCACGCCTCAGACAAGAAGCTGTGA